One Streptomyces sp. P9-A2 DNA window includes the following coding sequences:
- the cobC gene encoding Rv2231c family pyridoxal phosphate-dependent protein CobC, with amino-acid sequence MPDLMSGGGTRGRARRATEVPAAVPVVTSAAGAVGPGAGPRLPDLPVEGDVAAVSRALPAGEAVALCADVAWPLPQPVPPVPVPPVPVVGEEAYTLRLTDRPVGPRAGEAVIGPPSLIVGVGASKGVPVDELLALIGAALRDAGLSAASLAHLATGDAKAEEPGIVEAARRLGVPLVVHGAGELARVEVPHPSDAALAAVGTPSVAEAAALVGGGELLVPKRRSERADGQPARATCAVVRRPATPVSGVPDASRPDDDGPDRPKPEHTHTHTHTHPMGAEPEGSMHDLRHHGDAEVRDDGSALVDLAVNVRSGTPPAWLREHIAGSVAGLAAYPDGRAARAAVAARHGLPVERVLLTAGAAEAFVLLARALKVRRPVVVHPQFTEPEAALRDAGHTVDRVLLREEDGFRLDPGAVPEAADLVVIGNPTNPTSVLHPAADIARLARPGRTLVVDEAFLDAVPGEREALAGRTDVPGLVVLRSLTKTWGLAGLRIGYVLAGPETIGLLTRAQPLWPVSTPALAAAEACVGPRALAEADGAARRTAADRSRLLTGLAEFADRGVRAVEGAEGPFVLLRLPHAAAVRERLRTLGFAVRRGDTFPGLDQRWLRVAVRDRGTTDAFLEALGRALDAD; translated from the coding sequence GTGCCGGACCTCATGAGCGGCGGCGGGACGCGTGGCCGCGCGCGGAGGGCCACCGAGGTGCCGGCCGCCGTGCCGGTGGTGACCTCGGCGGCCGGTGCCGTGGGTCCGGGCGCCGGTCCACGGCTGCCGGACCTGCCGGTGGAGGGCGACGTGGCCGCCGTGTCGCGCGCCCTGCCGGCCGGCGAGGCGGTGGCGCTGTGTGCCGACGTGGCCTGGCCGCTGCCGCAGCCGGTGCCACCGGTGCCGGTGCCACCGGTGCCGGTCGTCGGCGAGGAGGCGTACACGCTCCGCCTCACGGACCGTCCGGTCGGGCCGCGCGCGGGGGAGGCCGTCATCGGGCCGCCGTCCCTCATCGTCGGGGTCGGCGCCTCGAAGGGTGTTCCGGTCGACGAGTTGCTCGCCCTGATCGGGGCGGCCCTGCGCGATGCCGGGCTGTCTGCCGCGTCACTCGCCCATCTGGCCACCGGGGACGCGAAGGCCGAGGAGCCCGGCATCGTGGAGGCGGCCCGGCGGCTGGGTGTGCCCCTGGTGGTCCACGGCGCCGGGGAACTGGCGCGGGTCGAGGTGCCCCACCCGTCCGACGCGGCGCTGGCCGCCGTCGGCACCCCGTCGGTCGCGGAGGCCGCCGCGCTGGTGGGCGGGGGCGAACTCCTCGTACCCAAGCGCAGGTCGGAGCGTGCGGACGGGCAGCCCGCGAGGGCGACCTGCGCCGTCGTACGGCGGCCGGCGACGCCGGTGAGCGGCGTACCGGACGCCTCGCGGCCGGACGACGACGGACCCGACCGGCCCAAACCCGAACACACCCACACCCACACGCACACGCATCCCATGGGAGCTGAACCGGAGGGCAGCATGCACGACCTGCGACACCACGGGGACGCCGAGGTCCGGGACGACGGCTCCGCGCTGGTCGACCTCGCCGTGAACGTCCGCTCGGGCACTCCCCCGGCGTGGCTGCGCGAGCACATCGCCGGGTCGGTGGCCGGCCTCGCCGCCTACCCGGACGGGCGGGCGGCGCGGGCCGCGGTGGCGGCGCGGCACGGGCTGCCGGTGGAGCGGGTGCTGCTGACGGCGGGGGCGGCGGAGGCGTTCGTGCTGCTGGCGCGGGCGCTGAAGGTGCGTCGGCCGGTGGTGGTGCATCCGCAGTTCACCGAGCCGGAGGCGGCGCTGCGGGACGCGGGGCACACGGTCGACCGGGTGCTGCTGCGGGAGGAGGACGGTTTCCGGCTGGACCCCGGCGCGGTTCCCGAGGCCGCGGACCTGGTGGTGATCGGCAACCCGACGAACCCGACGTCCGTACTGCACCCGGCCGCCGACATCGCCCGGCTCGCCCGGCCGGGCCGGACCCTGGTCGTGGACGAGGCGTTCCTGGACGCGGTGCCGGGCGAGCGGGAGGCACTGGCCGGACGGACGGACGTGCCGGGCCTGGTGGTCCTGCGCAGTCTCACCAAGACGTGGGGCCTGGCGGGGTTGCGCATCGGGTACGTCCTGGCCGGGCCGGAGACGATCGGGCTGCTGACGCGGGCGCAGCCCCTGTGGCCGGTGTCCACGCCCGCGCTGGCGGCGGCGGAGGCGTGCGTGGGGCCCAGGGCCCTGGCGGAGGCGGACGGGGCGGCCCGCCGCACCGCCGCGGACCGCTCCCGTCTCCTCACCGGCCTCGCGGAGTTCGCCGACCGTGGAGTACGGGCCGTGGAAGGCGCCGAGGGCCCCTTCGTCCTCCTTCGGCTCCCGCACGCGGCGGCCGTACGGGAGCGCCTGCGCACACTCGGTTTCGCGGTACGGCGCGGGGACACCTTCCCGGGCCTCGACCAGCGCTGGCTGCGCGTCGCGGTACGCGACCGCGGGACGACGGACGCGTTCCTGGAGGCGCTGGGCCGGGCCCTGGACGCAGACTGA